A region of the Babylonia areolata isolate BAREFJ2019XMU chromosome 10, ASM4173473v1, whole genome shotgun sequence genome:
GATATTTCTGTACACCAATATCGAGGCGATAAAGCCGAAAATTTGGGATAATTTTTACTTGTATGTTGATTATTTTTATTAACTTTTATCAGTATTATGTTAAatacatcaatatatatatatatatatatatatatatatagagagagagagagagagagagggggggggagggagggagggttagttagttagatagtaATACATACTTACACAAATGTATGTATACTCGCActctagcatcctaaattccaGCAGCTGAACAGTTTGGGAGCTTAAAGTGGGACCACGGAAAGAATCCCACTTCAGCATCCAAAATTCCTAGAGctgaattcaggatgctaaaggggaactttcatttcattcactcattttgcccatcgctcctggtggagcgtaggccatcgacgacccctcgccatcgcactctgttctgggctgttctggccattccagtccagttggtcgcttgctgcttcagctctgcctcggtatctcgcctccagctgttgcgaggccggcctctcttcctcttttccggcgggttccaggtcagggcttggcgtgtgatgctggacgctggcttcctgagggtgtgtccgaaaAGGGGAACTTTGCCACATATAATTATATTAACTGTAAAAACATTTATGCatctcaacacaaacacagcgtCCAACCCGTAactatgattctttttcttttctcttattttttcCAGACACGGCCGGGGTCCCCTACAGCACAGGGGTAGAGAAGAGGAGCAAAGGAGTGGACGCCTGGTCCATCTGCCCGCCTTCAATGACCGACGTCGACTGCTTCTACGCCTACCTACGCGTCTACGCCCGTCTGCGTAAGGCGGCCGAGGAGTCGGACCGGGTGTCCATGCGTAACATCGGCAAGCGGTCGCAGCTGACGTCACTGCCGGCGGAAGCGGAGCTGGAGAGGTCAAGGTTGAGGCGGATGCCCTTGTGTTCAGATCGCATGCCGCCCGCGCTGTGCTACCTGTCAGCCATGCAGCTTTACCGGCGCGTGCTGGCCGATATGGACGGGCGCCTCTGAACGAAGGCAACCTGTCTGAAACTGAACAACaggcacaacagcaacaacaacaaaagcatcaaaacaacaataacaaaaacaacagcaacaacaaaaaaaaaacgtttggtCTTATAGCACAGGGGAATTTTCAGTTATTTGGTTAATAGTAATACATAatgttttttccaaaatttatccagaaaaatacaaaaataaggcAATTCAAAATAAATGTACCGAGACTGTACGACTGCATAATTATGCTCCATACATTGGGCTTTATccagaaaatacaaaaataagGGAAATCAAcataaataattattaaaaaaattaatgtacGGAGACAGCACGTTATTGCTAACATAGATAATGTTCCATGAATTAGGCGGAAGTGAAAATCTCAAACTCATGTGGCAAGGTAGGTCAGAATATCACTGGAAATCACTGCACCGATGATGACATGAGCCTCAGTCTCGGACCTTGGTCATGTTAGTACCCCCCACTGAAAATAAAAGtcctgggtttgtttttttccccctactaCCACTCCACTGACATGGCAGTAAaggatggtctgggtgctatagTCTCTCAACCAAGACAAATACCGCCGAGCTTAAGTGTACAACGTTAACTTTGGGAATGTAAAAGAACCAGACCCAAGAAAGAAGTAATCCAGATGCAGTTCTAGACAGGAAATGTTTTGTCTTAAGGGTAAAAATTCCTGACGAAAGTCGAGTTTTAACAGGAAACATTCTGGATCAAGCACAAAGTCAAGCATGGACATAGATGTTTATGTGCTTGACACAGACGTTTCCGTGCTTGAACGTGCTTGACATAGACGTTTACGTGCTTGAACGTGCTTGACACAGACGTTTACGTGCTTCACACAGACGTTTACGTGCTTGACATAGACGTTTACGTGCTTGAACGTGCTTGACATAGACGTTTACGTGCTTGAACGTGCCAAGTTGACATAGACGTTTACGTGCTTGAACGTGCTTGACATAGACGTTTACGTGCTTGGACGTGCTTGACATAGATGTTTAAGTGCTTGAACGTGCTTGACACAGACGTTTACGTGCTTGAACGTGCTTGAAATAGACGCTAAGCCGGAAACAAAAAAATATGGCCTGACTCAGTGGCTGTCAGTTCAGTTCATGTTGTCCGTTCAGTTCACTCATCACGCGTGGAGTGTTGGCCCCGTGGCAACGCGTCCactaaggaagcgagagaatccgagcacgTGGGATCGAACCCCCACACGTGCcagatttttctccccctccactactgagcactaaaccttgagtggtggtctggacgctagtcattcagataagacgataaaccgaggtactttGTGTAATGTGCACTcagcagcgcacgtaaaagaacccacggcaagaagaatttcgtagtaaaatccactcgtatgtgtgtgcgtgcgtgcgcgcgcgcgcgcgtttgtgtgtgtgtgcgtgtgtgttactgaaGTCTGACTCAGTGATTGACACATTAAACGAAAGCTCTCAGTCGGCCCTACaaaggcaggcagcctgttgtgtaaatgactctgtgttcgTTAAGTgctcagagtttggtctctgaccgaggattgattgattgattgatatggatacttatatagcgcttatcctcggtcggagaccaagctctgagcgctatACAAacaggggtcatttgcacaacaggctgcctacctgggtagagccgactgacggctgccattgggcgctcatcattcatttcctgtgtcattcaatcagatttcaggcacgcacacctacacactcagacaaacacgtaacatttaacattttacgtgtattaccgctttgtttatttaccccgccacgtaggcagccatactccgttttcgtgggtgtgcatgctgggtatatatgttcttgtttccataacccaccgaacgctgacatggattacatgatctttaacatgcgtatttgatctgcgtgcgtatacacacgaagggggttcaggcactggcaggtctgcacatgttgacctgggagatcggaaaaatctccaccctttacccaccaggcgccaccgagattcgaacccgggaccctcagattgaaagtccaacgctttaaccattcggatcAATGagtcagtcatttatttatttattcatttatttcattattgataGGAATACTCGAGGCAGAAAATTCAACATGAGCGGAACTGAAAACCTTGCgccaaagattaaaaaaaaaatcaaattgacgAGTCAAATCATTGCAAACacaacgttaactctctccatacgaacggcgaaagagacgacgttaacagcgtctcaccccaattaccaccatcaaaatattgcaagcggaaggctctaatactgaagaggtgaatgttgacaaagaataccacaataaaaaaattattctgacgacggaagctaaaggttgggtcattgagacacccactggacatccgaggggtctgtgtagaggagaagagaggactggccgtactgagcgagttaagttATGGATATAAGATCCAAGCCCCTGTCGCTAGAGTAGTGGACATTCCAGTAACTTGGTTTCAGTTCTCCAGGAGGCgccactgctttcggacaaatctatatactgCAAGGCAGGTTCCttaccagcagcattacccatgAACCCGCTTTCAGAccttgaatgcatgtatattgtatgtgtacctatcagagtgtattcTACAAAACTTTAGTGCTAGACGATAatacttacgttgccatgggttctttttcagtgcgccaagtgcgtgctgcaccatGGAACTCGATGTATCATCTCACCcagatgactagacgctcagtttgatattgcagtcaaactttggagaaagggcgagactgggattcgaatcctgaccctcatggactctgaaCTGATGAGTAAAATTATTGACACAACGGCCAGAGCCATGGGTAAGATTCATGCACCTATCGGTAGACTGTCAGACAGTTCAAAAATTTAGATAAGGACAATTTGTTATGAAATGCACAAGGACAGTGCCTGCCTACATTATCATAGTTTCTGGTaggaaggatggggtggggtttggggaaggggggagttgggggtgggtgtgggggggggatgtacgCAAGGAAAGAGAAGCTTCTCAATTTGGAGAGTTTCCTGAAGGCCTGACTagacacgttgggttacgctgctggtcaggcatctgcatgcttagcagatgtggtgttgcgtataaatatggatttgtccgaacgcagtgacgcctccttgagcaggtgaactgaactgaagtgtttCTCCTACTAACTGCTGGGGGTAATGTGTCGTTGAGTTGTCTAGTTTGGTATTGTCAATGACATTGCATTAATTGTAGTGTTGTGTGCTGCGCTGCAGTGGGTTGCGTAATATTGCACTGCAGTTGTAACTGTGTCACTGTACCTACTGTCGCACTGTATTTATTGCATTACGCTGAATggcgttgcactgcattgcattgtatcggaTTGAAGTGCACTGAGTTGTGTTGatctgtgtcgtgctgtgttgaacagcactgcaatgtactgtactgtactgtactgtactgtgctgtgctgtgctgtgctgtactgtactgtactgtgctgtgctgtactgtactgcgctgtgctgtgctgtcctctcATCTACTCTACTATGCTGTTCTTAACTGTAATACCCGTAAACAGTATTTGCTTTTCTACAGACAAAAGGGTTGGTTGACTACTGcactttgtttacaccccttCAGTAGGGGTTATGGtctatctgaataaatcatctgctcTGGTGTGGTTTGTACTTaactgtaatgtgttgtatttcaATCTATTCTAAAATacaagggggtaaggggggtgtttttgttgtctgttgtgtatACCGCTTTttttgcaagtgtgtgtttttttcccataAAATATTCATTCAAATTCTTATAAACTCTTTTCTTGCCCTGGGCTCTTTTCTAACATGTGGCAAGAATGCAATGGTGCACCACATATTTCACGTGTGTCGAATTGCCTCACAGTCAGAAGCTAGCACCCAGACTACAACTGAAGGCTCTCGGAAAGGTTGGCTGTGGTCAAGATTGAGATatcttattatttgtatttggttttttgttttttttctttttatcacaacagatttctctgtgtgaaaatcgggctgctctccccagggacagcgcgtcgttacactgcaGCACCgcccttttttgggggtgggggtggggggggggggtattttttttcctgcgtgcagttttatttgtttttcctatcgaagtggatttttctacagaattttgccaggaacaacccttttgttgctgtggtttcttttacgtgggctaagtgcatgctgtacacggcacctcggtttatcgtttcatccgaatgacaagcgtccagaccaccactcaaggtctagtggagggggagaaaatatcggcggctgagccgtgattcgaaccagcgcgttcagattctctcgcttcctaagcggatgtgttacctctaggccattactccacatttggccatcactccacatttagtCTCAGTTAAAAATCAGTTCTGTGTGTTGGATAGAAATCCCCGAGTTGATCGATATCACCAGACTAGTCTGTTGAATAATAAACCAGGGCCTGGTTGcgtgaggcgatctttgcagctcTAAGTTCGCTTAGacttaagaatgttcctaagtatgtgGAATTTACCATGGAGTTGGGCACATTCTTAACAATaggcaaacttagtgctgctatgTTCCTAAGTATAAGGAATTTACCATGGAGTTGGGCACATTCTTAACGATaggcaaacttagtgctgctaagttcgctcaggCAACCCACCCCAGATCTTTGCTCAAAAGAATCAGTTCTCCCTGTTGGGTATTTCGCTTGGGAGGTAATAATTTGATCGGTGGGTTGAATTCAGAGTTAAATCGGCGTGTTATATCGGTGCAGTGTTCTGAATGCATGACCGGGTCACTGAATCCAATGATCAGATCGTTGTGTGAAAAGTAATGCATAAGTTTGCAGGTCTCCTGATATTCCTTCAGATGTTTTCCAGACAC
Encoded here:
- the LOC143286925 gene encoding uncharacterized protein LOC143286925; this encodes MRMSGCLVKVTLMTAVYVALVPSVVTGVPLSASQLYGYHSDTAGVPYSTGVEKRSKGVDAWSICPPSMTDVDCFYAYLRVYARLRKAAEESDRVSMRNIGKRSQLTSLPAEAELERSRLRRMPLCSDRMPPALCYLSAMQLYRRVLADMDGRL